A single region of the Arthrobacter sp. V1I7 genome encodes:
- the iolC gene encoding 5-dehydro-2-deoxygluconokinase: MTHELLTIGRISVDIYPNDIGVDLEDVRSFGKYLGGSPSNVAVAAARHGRRTGVITRTGDDAFGRYLHRELRKFGVDDSFVIPVKEWPTAVTFCAIKPPEDFPLYFYGRFPTAPDLQIKAAELDLDAIRDARIFWSTVTGLCQEPSREAHIKAHEARDRDRLKIGQFTVLDLDYRPMFWASEEEAREQVARILPHVTVAIGNDKECAVAVGEGTPDEQADRLLAAGVEIAVVKLGPEGVMAKTRTERVVSAPVPVETVNGLGAGDSFGGAFCHGLLSGWPLAQVLDYANAAGAIVASRLSCADAMPTPDEVTSLLAERGRLVPGQFATEGAAL; this comes from the coding sequence GTGACCCACGAACTGCTCACGATCGGGCGCATCAGCGTTGATATCTACCCGAACGACATTGGGGTGGACCTGGAGGATGTGCGGTCCTTCGGCAAGTACCTCGGTGGATCACCTTCCAACGTAGCGGTGGCAGCTGCCCGGCATGGCCGCCGGACCGGCGTGATCACGCGCACCGGCGATGACGCCTTCGGCAGATACCTGCACCGCGAGCTGCGCAAGTTCGGGGTGGACGATTCCTTCGTCATCCCGGTGAAGGAGTGGCCTACCGCCGTAACTTTCTGTGCCATCAAGCCGCCGGAAGATTTTCCGCTGTACTTCTATGGCCGGTTCCCCACGGCACCGGACCTGCAGATCAAGGCCGCCGAGTTGGACCTGGACGCCATCCGGGACGCACGGATTTTCTGGTCCACCGTGACCGGGCTGTGTCAGGAGCCCAGCCGAGAAGCGCATATCAAAGCCCACGAGGCACGTGACCGGGACCGGCTGAAGATCGGCCAGTTCACTGTGCTGGACTTGGACTACCGCCCCATGTTTTGGGCTTCCGAGGAGGAAGCCCGGGAACAGGTCGCCAGGATTCTGCCGCACGTCACGGTCGCCATCGGCAATGACAAGGAATGTGCCGTCGCAGTGGGGGAGGGGACCCCTGACGAGCAGGCCGACCGGCTGCTGGCTGCCGGCGTCGAGATCGCCGTCGTCAAGCTTGGCCCCGAGGGTGTGATGGCCAAGACCCGCACCGAGCGTGTGGTGTCCGCCCCGGTGCCGGTGGAGACCGTCAACGGCCTGGGTGCCGGTGATTCCTTCGGCGGCGCCTTCTGCCACGGGCTGCTGTCCGGTTGGCCGCTGGCCCAGGTCCTGGATTACGCAAATGCCGCCGGCGCGATCGTCGCCTCCCGCCTGTCTTGCGCCGACGCGATGCCGACGCCGGACGAGGTCACCTCGCTGCTCGCGGAACGCGGCCGCCTGGTTCCCGGCCAGTTTGCCACCGAAGGAGCAGCCCTGTGA
- a CDS encoding Gfo/Idh/MocA family protein, producing the protein MRIGIVGYGADGRYFHAPFIEAADGIELVGIVARSETKRAQAEADFPELPVYGSLAELLDAGVDAVTITTPPHTRRDLVMEAIEADVHVVADKP; encoded by the coding sequence ATGCGTATTGGCATTGTCGGATACGGAGCAGACGGCAGGTACTTCCACGCTCCGTTCATTGAAGCGGCGGACGGCATCGAATTGGTTGGCATTGTGGCCCGCTCGGAAACGAAGAGGGCGCAGGCCGAAGCGGACTTCCCAGAGCTGCCCGTCTACGGGAGCCTTGCCGAACTGCTGGACGCCGGCGTGGACGCGGTGACCATCACCACCCCGCCGCACACCCGCCGCGACCTGGTCATGGAAGCCATCGAAGCAGACGTGCATGTGGTGGCCGATAAGCCCTGA
- a CDS encoding CoA-acylating methylmalonate-semialdehyde dehydrogenase gives MSTTTTLTTVNHFINGAETPGEGDRTQPVYNPATGAVSAQLRLANRTDLDATVAAARAAADSWGDISLAKRTAVLFKFRELVASHVDELAALITAEHGKVLSDAKGEIGRGLEVIEFACGIPTLLKGDYSDQVSSGIDVFSFREPLGVVAGITPFNFPVMVPLWMAPMAIATGNAFILKPSERDPSASMLLAKLWKQAGLPDGVFQVLHGDKETVDGLLTHPDVDGISFVGSTPVAQYIHETATAHGKRVQALGGAKNHAIIMPDADLDNAADHLAAAAFGSAGERCMAISVAVAVGDAADLLVKKVEERALAVKVNNGTAPDADMGPVITPASKERIVKIVTEAEAAGAAMVVDGRDLVVPGHEDGFWVGPTVIDHVKAEMTAYTEEIFGPVLVVVRVADLDAGISLINSNPYGNGTAIFTSSGANARKFQRSVTVGMIGINVPLPVPVAYHSFGGWKASLFGDKHIYGPEGVSFYTRGKVVTSRWPESTHASGASYNFPSN, from the coding sequence ATGTCGACGACGACCACACTGACCACCGTCAACCACTTCATCAACGGCGCTGAAACCCCCGGCGAAGGCGACCGCACCCAGCCCGTCTACAACCCGGCCACCGGCGCCGTCTCCGCGCAGCTGAGGCTGGCCAACCGGACCGACCTGGATGCCACCGTTGCAGCGGCCCGCGCCGCCGCGGACAGCTGGGGCGACATCTCCCTGGCCAAGCGCACGGCCGTGCTGTTCAAGTTCCGCGAACTCGTCGCTTCCCACGTGGACGAGCTCGCCGCACTGATCACCGCCGAGCACGGCAAGGTCCTCTCCGACGCGAAGGGCGAGATCGGCCGCGGCCTGGAAGTCATCGAGTTCGCCTGCGGCATCCCGACCCTGCTCAAGGGCGACTACTCGGACCAGGTCTCCAGCGGCATCGACGTGTTCTCCTTCCGCGAACCCCTCGGCGTCGTTGCCGGCATCACCCCGTTCAACTTCCCCGTGATGGTGCCGCTGTGGATGGCCCCGATGGCCATCGCCACCGGCAACGCCTTCATCCTCAAGCCCTCCGAACGCGACCCGTCCGCCTCCATGCTGCTCGCGAAGCTGTGGAAGCAGGCCGGCCTGCCCGACGGCGTGTTCCAGGTCCTGCACGGTGACAAGGAAACCGTTGACGGGCTCCTGACCCACCCGGACGTGGACGGCATCTCCTTCGTCGGCTCCACCCCTGTTGCCCAGTACATCCACGAGACCGCGACGGCGCACGGCAAGCGCGTCCAGGCCCTGGGCGGCGCGAAGAACCACGCCATCATCATGCCCGACGCCGATCTGGACAACGCCGCCGACCACCTCGCCGCCGCCGCCTTCGGTTCCGCCGGCGAACGCTGCATGGCCATCTCCGTCGCCGTCGCCGTCGGTGACGCCGCAGACCTGCTGGTCAAAAAAGTCGAAGAACGCGCCCTGGCCGTGAAGGTCAACAACGGCACCGCGCCCGACGCCGACATGGGCCCGGTCATCACCCCCGCCTCCAAGGAACGGATCGTGAAGATCGTCACTGAAGCCGAAGCCGCCGGCGCGGCCATGGTGGTGGACGGCCGCGACCTCGTGGTCCCCGGCCACGAGGACGGCTTCTGGGTCGGCCCCACCGTCATCGACCACGTCAAGGCCGAAATGACCGCCTACACCGAGGAAATCTTCGGCCCGGTCCTCGTCGTGGTCCGCGTCGCGGACCTCGACGCAGGCATTAGCCTGATCAACTCCAACCCGTACGGCAACGGCACCGCCATCTTCACCTCCTCCGGCGCCAACGCCCGCAAGTTCCAACGCTCCGTTACCGTGGGCATGATCGGCATCAACGTGCCGCTGCCGGTGCCGGTGGCCTACCACTCCTTCGGCGGCTGGAAGGCCTCGCTCTTCGGCGACAAGCACATCTACGGCCCCGAAGGCGTCTCCTTCTACACCCGTGGCAAAGTAGTCACCTCCCGCTGGCCTGAATCCACCCACGCCTCCGGCGCCTCCTACAACTTCCCCTCCAACTAG
- the iolD gene encoding 3D-(3,5/4)-trihydroxycyclohexane-1,2-dione acylhydrolase (decyclizing) translates to MGTTAGTRRMTVAQAVVEYLSRQYTVDRIGSEDYRERLIPGTFGIFGHGNVAGVGQALKQYQQQDPRIMPYYQGRNEQAQVHQAVGYARHTRRRQTFAISTSIGPGSSNLLTGAALATTNRLPVLLLPSDTFATRAADPVLQQLEQSYAYDITVNDAFRPLSKFFDRVSRPEQLFSAFHHGLRVLTDPAETGAVTISLPQDVQAEAFDVPEEFLAEREWRIRRPDADDEDIRRAAEAIRAAKRPLIIAGGGVLYAYANDELAKFAELTGIPVGNTQAGVGVLPWDHTFSLGAIGSTGTTAANAIAAEADLIIGIGTRYEDFTTASRTAFQNPDVKFININVAPIDAYKHGTTLPIVADARKALVKLNQALGGYRIGADLEQQIAAEKQRWDATVDEAFDTRFTPLPAQNEIIGATSRAMDAADVVICAAGSLPGDLHKMWRVRDPFGYHVEYAYSCMGYEIPGGLGVKRAALAEAARGGQQRDVVVMVGDGSYLMMHTELVTAVAERIKLIVVLIQNHGYASIGSLSEMLGSQRFGTQYRALDEQQHSFDEGETLPVDLALNAESLGVKVIRIEPGEKVIAELEQAIRDAKAAPERGGPILIHVESDPLLDAPSSESWWDVPVSQVSDLDSTQQAFKTYTDHKNRQRRLLG, encoded by the coding sequence ATGGGAACAACAGCAGGAACCCGCCGCATGACCGTGGCGCAGGCCGTGGTGGAATACCTTTCCCGGCAGTACACGGTTGACCGCATCGGCAGCGAGGACTACCGGGAACGCCTGATTCCCGGCACGTTCGGTATCTTCGGGCACGGCAACGTTGCCGGCGTCGGACAGGCCCTGAAGCAGTACCAGCAGCAGGATCCGCGGATTATGCCGTACTACCAGGGCCGCAACGAACAGGCCCAGGTCCACCAGGCCGTGGGCTACGCCCGGCACACCCGGCGCCGCCAGACGTTCGCGATCAGCACCTCGATCGGGCCCGGTTCCTCCAACCTGCTGACCGGCGCGGCCCTGGCCACCACCAACCGGCTTCCGGTGCTGCTGCTGCCCAGCGACACCTTCGCCACCCGCGCCGCGGACCCGGTCCTGCAGCAGCTCGAGCAGTCCTACGCCTACGACATCACCGTCAACGACGCCTTCCGGCCGCTGTCCAAGTTCTTCGACCGGGTCTCCCGGCCCGAGCAGCTGTTCTCCGCGTTCCACCATGGCCTGCGCGTCCTGACGGATCCGGCCGAAACCGGCGCGGTCACGATCTCCCTGCCCCAGGATGTCCAGGCCGAGGCCTTCGACGTGCCTGAGGAGTTCCTGGCCGAGCGCGAGTGGCGGATCCGCCGCCCGGACGCCGACGACGAGGACATCCGCCGTGCTGCCGAGGCGATCCGGGCCGCGAAGCGGCCGCTGATCATCGCCGGCGGCGGCGTGCTCTACGCCTACGCCAACGACGAACTCGCGAAGTTCGCCGAGCTGACGGGCATCCCGGTCGGCAACACCCAGGCCGGCGTTGGCGTCCTGCCCTGGGACCACACATTCTCCCTGGGGGCGATCGGCTCCACCGGCACGACGGCGGCCAACGCCATCGCGGCCGAGGCGGACCTGATCATCGGCATCGGCACCCGCTACGAGGACTTCACCACCGCCTCGCGGACCGCGTTCCAGAACCCGGACGTGAAGTTCATCAACATCAACGTCGCGCCCATCGACGCGTACAAGCACGGCACCACGCTGCCGATCGTGGCCGATGCCCGCAAAGCCCTGGTGAAGCTGAACCAGGCCCTGGGCGGCTACCGCATCGGCGCCGACCTGGAACAGCAGATCGCGGCCGAGAAGCAGCGCTGGGACGCCACGGTTGACGAAGCGTTCGACACCCGGTTCACTCCTTTGCCGGCGCAGAACGAGATTATCGGCGCCACGTCCCGGGCCATGGACGCGGCTGACGTCGTCATCTGCGCCGCGGGCTCGCTGCCCGGGGACCTGCACAAAATGTGGCGGGTCCGGGACCCGTTCGGCTACCACGTGGAATACGCGTACTCCTGCATGGGCTACGAGATCCCCGGCGGCCTCGGCGTCAAGCGCGCGGCGCTGGCCGAAGCCGCACGCGGCGGGCAGCAGCGCGACGTCGTGGTCATGGTGGGGGACGGTTCCTACCTGATGATGCACACCGAACTCGTCACCGCCGTCGCCGAGCGGATCAAACTGATCGTGGTCCTGATCCAGAACCACGGCTACGCCTCCATCGGCTCGCTCTCCGAAATGCTCGGTTCGCAGCGGTTCGGCACCCAGTACCGGGCCCTGGACGAGCAGCAGCACAGCTTCGACGAAGGCGAGACCCTCCCGGTGGACCTGGCCCTGAACGCCGAGTCCCTCGGCGTGAAGGTCATCCGGATCGAACCGGGGGAGAAGGTCATCGCCGAACTCGAACAGGCCATCCGCGACGCCAAAGCCGCCCCCGAGCGCGGCGGCCCCATCCTGATCCACGTCGAATCCGACCCCCTGCTGGACGCCCCGAGCTCCGAATCCTGGTGGGACGTTCCCGTCTCCCAGGTCTCCGACCTCGACTCCACCCAGCAGGCCTTCAAGACCTACACCGACCACAAGAACCGCCAGCGCAGACTGCTCGGCTGA
- a CDS encoding Gfo/Idh/MocA family protein, which yields MTEILRVAVIGAGRMGADHIKRLSTRIHGAEVAAVVDVDLSRAQAAIEGIDGAVALASAEEALNNGDVNAVLIATPGFLHEEILYQALKKDFPILCEKPLTPDAESAWKVVQAETALGHKRIQVGFMRRFDAEYAALGSVIRDRELGELLMLHHQHRNPTTPQGFTNEMLINDSVVHEFDAIRFFTGEEITSVQVRLGKATKNAPAGQHDPQHVLLETESGVLADVEIYVNAKFGYEVATQASFEDGIVNIGGDGGPYFRTSGRWGGKVTPGFEERFGAAYDVEVQAWVDAARRGEIGGPTVWDGYATAACCEAGVEAQKSGEKVKVQLNAKPDLYN from the coding sequence ATGACTGAGATTCTCCGCGTAGCCGTCATCGGCGCAGGCCGCATGGGTGCGGACCACATCAAGCGGCTCAGCACCCGCATCCACGGCGCTGAAGTTGCCGCCGTCGTCGACGTAGACCTCTCCCGTGCCCAGGCCGCCATCGAAGGGATCGACGGCGCCGTGGCACTCGCCAGTGCCGAGGAGGCGCTCAACAACGGCGATGTCAACGCCGTGCTGATCGCCACCCCCGGATTCCTTCACGAGGAAATCCTGTACCAGGCGCTCAAGAAGGACTTCCCGATCCTGTGCGAAAAGCCGCTCACCCCTGACGCCGAAAGTGCGTGGAAAGTTGTCCAGGCAGAAACCGCGCTGGGCCACAAACGCATCCAGGTCGGCTTCATGCGCCGCTTTGACGCCGAATACGCGGCCTTGGGCTCTGTCATCCGCGACCGCGAACTGGGGGAGCTGCTGATGCTGCACCACCAGCACCGCAACCCCACAACGCCCCAAGGCTTCACCAACGAGATGCTCATCAACGACTCCGTGGTGCACGAATTCGACGCGATTCGCTTCTTCACAGGCGAGGAAATCACCTCCGTGCAGGTCCGCCTGGGCAAGGCAACGAAGAACGCGCCGGCAGGCCAGCACGACCCCCAGCACGTACTGCTCGAGACGGAGTCCGGTGTCCTGGCCGACGTCGAGATCTATGTCAACGCCAAGTTCGGCTACGAAGTGGCCACCCAGGCCTCTTTCGAGGACGGCATCGTGAACATCGGCGGCGACGGCGGCCCGTATTTCCGCACCTCCGGCCGCTGGGGCGGCAAGGTCACTCCCGGCTTCGAGGAGCGATTCGGCGCAGCGTATGACGTCGAAGTCCAGGCTTGGGTGGACGCGGCCCGCCGCGGCGAAATCGGCGGCCCCACCGTCTGGGACGGCTACGCCACCGCAGCCTGCTGCGAAGCCGGCGTCGAAGCCCAGAAGTCGGGCGAAAAGGTCAAGGTTCAGCTCAACGCCAAGCCGGACCTCTACAACTAA
- a CDS encoding deoxyribose-phosphate aldolase — translation MSINLGTAIVDVDDDPRRYTRLSTIRLEDPDAVARAAKARRRHPGLKYGRQNFIVAADHPARGALAVGNDPVAMADRRQLLDRLQIALANPDVDGVLASPDIMDDLLLLGALEGKLVFGSMNRGGLSGLVNEFDDRFTGHTAAALQALGADGGKMLTRICLGDPDTVAMLEATAKAIDSLAERKLIAMVEPFLSVRENGKVRNDLSTNAVIKSIAIAEGLGSTSAYTWMKLPVVAEMERVMAATTMPTVLLGGDPEGTQDEVFASWQAALALPGVQGLTVGRTLLYPADGDVAGAVATAASLLNHTAEVSE, via the coding sequence GTGAGCATCAACCTTGGCACCGCCATCGTCGACGTGGACGACGATCCCCGCCGTTACACGCGCCTGAGCACCATCCGCCTGGAGGATCCGGACGCCGTCGCACGCGCCGCCAAGGCCCGCCGCCGGCACCCCGGGCTCAAGTACGGGAGGCAGAACTTCATCGTGGCGGCGGACCACCCGGCACGCGGCGCCCTCGCCGTCGGGAATGATCCGGTGGCCATGGCGGACCGCCGGCAGCTGCTGGACCGGCTCCAGATCGCGCTGGCAAACCCGGATGTGGACGGCGTGCTGGCCTCCCCGGACATCATGGATGACCTGCTGCTGCTGGGCGCCTTGGAGGGGAAGCTGGTGTTCGGTTCGATGAACCGCGGGGGGCTGTCCGGTTTGGTGAATGAGTTCGATGACCGTTTCACCGGTCACACCGCCGCAGCGCTTCAGGCGCTGGGGGCGGACGGCGGGAAGATGCTGACCCGGATCTGTCTCGGCGACCCGGACACCGTGGCCATGTTGGAAGCGACGGCGAAGGCGATCGACTCCCTCGCCGAGCGGAAGCTGATCGCGATGGTGGAGCCGTTCCTGTCCGTCCGTGAAAACGGCAAGGTCCGCAACGACCTCTCCACGAACGCCGTCATCAAGTCCATCGCCATCGCCGAAGGCCTGGGATCCACGAGCGCCTACACCTGGATGAAGCTTCCCGTGGTGGCCGAGATGGAACGCGTCATGGCCGCCACCACCATGCCCACCGTCCTGTTGGGCGGGGACCCGGAAGGTACCCAGGACGAAGTCTTTGCCAGCTGGCAGGCCGCCCTGGCCCTGCCCGGCGTGCAGGGCCTCACGGTCGGCCGGACCCTGCTCTACCCGGCCGACGGCGATGTTGCAGGTGCCGTCGCCACCGCAGCGTCGCTCCTTAACCACACCGCAGAAGTATCGGAGTAG
- a CDS encoding sugar phosphate isomerase/epimerase has product MARELALSSVEVATGNWSESPHADLPTLKSSALARSELQDLVVGRGLEISALNANGNQLHPVSGARHDQVVRDSITVAGELGVPTVVLMSGLPAARGDSTPNWITSAWPPENLDVLDYQWKEVAVPYWRELAKFAADNGVRLAVEPCGNQLVHNVATMQRLLNEVDNEAVGTNLDPSHLMWMGADIPTVVQALGSSIYHVHAKDIRVELPHARQNGMLDTTPLDQPRARAWNYVTLGLGHAQGATFWADFVYQLRAVGYDGTLNIEHEDTLVSSSEGVRRAAKLLGDVVLTETPDWSPARI; this is encoded by the coding sequence TTGGCCAGGGAACTTGCCTTGAGCTCGGTTGAGGTGGCCACCGGTAACTGGTCCGAGAGTCCACATGCCGACCTTCCGACGCTGAAGTCCTCCGCGCTGGCCAGAAGCGAGTTGCAGGACCTGGTGGTCGGCCGCGGTCTGGAAATCAGCGCTCTGAACGCCAACGGCAACCAGCTCCACCCTGTCTCCGGAGCCAGGCACGATCAGGTGGTGCGCGACTCCATCACCGTCGCCGGAGAACTAGGTGTTCCCACGGTGGTGCTGATGTCTGGTTTGCCGGCAGCGCGCGGCGACTCCACCCCAAACTGGATTACTAGCGCGTGGCCCCCGGAAAACCTCGACGTTCTTGACTACCAGTGGAAAGAGGTCGCCGTTCCCTACTGGCGCGAACTGGCAAAGTTCGCCGCCGACAACGGCGTACGACTTGCGGTGGAGCCATGCGGCAACCAGCTGGTCCACAATGTCGCAACAATGCAACGGCTGCTTAACGAAGTCGATAACGAAGCGGTCGGAACCAATCTGGACCCCTCACACCTGATGTGGATGGGAGCCGACATTCCTACTGTCGTCCAGGCGTTAGGCAGTTCCATCTACCACGTGCATGCCAAAGACATCCGTGTGGAACTCCCCCATGCCCGGCAAAATGGAATGCTGGACACCACCCCCCTAGACCAGCCGCGAGCGCGCGCCTGGAACTACGTCACCCTCGGTCTCGGACACGCCCAAGGGGCCACCTTCTGGGCAGACTTTGTTTACCAGCTCCGCGCGGTTGGTTACGACGGAACTCTCAACATCGAGCATGAAGACACCCTGGTGAGCTCATCGGAGGGCGTTCGCCGCGCCGCCAAACTTCTGGGCGACGTCGTCCTCACCGAGACCCCAGACTGGTCCCCGGCAAGAATCTGA
- a CDS encoding MFS transporter produces MQACISPVFWLLLAEIFPLKIRGVATGLATSFVWIANTIVSLVFPVLIAAIRGYTFFLFAVINVATLVFYVRAIPETKNLTLEQIEDNLTQRFGGSKPRTDGDQQKVLEGVSRRS; encoded by the coding sequence ATGCAGGCGTGCATTAGTCCAGTCTTTTGGCTGCTATTGGCCGAAATCTTCCCGCTGAAGATTCGCGGCGTGGCAACGGGTCTTGCAACCTCCTTCGTGTGGATTGCGAACACGATTGTGTCCCTGGTATTCCCCGTGCTGATTGCTGCTATCCGGGGGTATACCTTCTTCCTTTTTGCAGTCATCAACGTCGCAACCTTGGTCTTCTACGTCCGCGCAATTCCGGAAACGAAGAACCTCACCCTTGAGCAAATCGAAGACAACCTCACCCAGCGCTTTGGTGGCAGCAAGCCCCGCACTGACGGAGATCAGCAGAAGGTCTTGGAGGGAGTCAGCCGGCGGAGTTGA
- a CDS encoding sugar phosphate isomerase/epimerase has protein sequence MTENKLIIGTAPDSWGVWFPDDPQQTPWERFLDEVAESGYKWIELGPYGYLPNDPTRLAEELKQRDLKVTAGTVFTAFHRGAAQYEEAWEPARKVAELTAAMGGEHIVVIPAMWRDDVTGEAVENGELTDEQWADLFAGHNRMGKVLLEDFGLKQQFHSHADSHVGAQQDIETLLAATDPKYLNLCLDTGHAEYCGASSLELIKNYPDRIGYLHLKQINPDVLKKVNEENMTWAAANLAGVMTEPPNGLPDLRAVIEAVEGLNRPIFGIVEQDMYPVAFDVPMPIAKRTRNYLLSCGSRTTVS, from the coding sequence ATGACTGAGAACAAATTGATCATCGGCACGGCGCCGGATTCCTGGGGTGTCTGGTTCCCGGATGATCCCCAGCAGACACCGTGGGAGCGGTTCCTCGATGAAGTGGCCGAGTCCGGTTACAAATGGATCGAACTGGGCCCTTACGGATACCTGCCGAACGATCCCACCCGCCTCGCGGAGGAACTCAAGCAGCGCGACCTGAAGGTTACAGCCGGTACGGTCTTCACCGCCTTCCACCGCGGCGCAGCCCAGTACGAGGAAGCCTGGGAACCTGCCCGTAAGGTGGCCGAACTGACGGCAGCCATGGGCGGCGAACACATCGTTGTCATTCCTGCCATGTGGCGCGATGACGTCACCGGCGAAGCCGTTGAGAACGGCGAACTGACCGACGAGCAGTGGGCTGACCTGTTCGCAGGCCACAACCGCATGGGCAAGGTCCTGCTGGAGGACTTCGGCCTGAAGCAGCAGTTCCACTCCCACGCAGACTCGCACGTCGGCGCACAACAGGATATCGAAACCCTGCTGGCCGCCACGGACCCGAAGTACTTGAACCTCTGCCTGGACACAGGCCACGCAGAATACTGCGGAGCCTCCAGCCTTGAACTGATCAAGAATTACCCGGACCGCATCGGCTACCTGCACCTGAAGCAGATAAATCCGGACGTCCTGAAGAAGGTCAACGAGGAAAACATGACGTGGGCCGCCGCGAACCTGGCCGGCGTCATGACCGAACCGCCGAACGGTCTTCCGGACCTGCGTGCTGTCATCGAGGCAGTGGAAGGACTCAACCGTCCGATCTTTGGCATCGTGGAACAGGACATGTACCCCGTTGCCTTCGACGTCCCGATGCCCATTGCCAAGCGCACCCGCAACTACCTGCTCTCCTGCGGATCCCGCACCACCGTCAGCTAG
- a CDS encoding tautomerase family protein — MPLVRIDVNAGRSPEELDSLSRRIHDAILAEYGIPERDYFHIVTEHARGQIVAQDAGLGFERSPGVVMIQIFTQGGRSQEAKQSLFAAVAARLAEVGVAGEDVFLGYVENSASDWSFGFGRAQYVTGELAVPLK, encoded by the coding sequence ATGCCGCTGGTTCGAATTGATGTCAATGCAGGCCGAAGTCCCGAGGAGCTCGACAGCCTCAGCCGCCGGATCCACGATGCCATCCTGGCCGAGTATGGCATTCCCGAGCGGGACTACTTCCACATCGTCACGGAACATGCCCGCGGCCAGATTGTCGCTCAGGATGCAGGTCTCGGTTTCGAGCGGAGTCCGGGCGTGGTGATGATCCAGATCTTCACCCAAGGTGGGCGTAGTCAGGAGGCCAAGCAGTCTCTCTTTGCGGCTGTTGCAGCGCGGCTTGCGGAGGTTGGCGTGGCTGGCGAGGACGTCTTCCTCGGGTATGTGGAAAACAGTGCAAGCGACTGGTCGTTCGGGTTCGGCCGCGCCCAGTACGTAACGGGCGAACTGGCTGTTCCCCTCAAGTAA
- a CDS encoding MFS transporter: MITFIATLGGLLFGYDTGVISGALPFMSLSPEQGGLGLPVAEEGVVTASLVFGAVFGSILSAADSPTGRAANAPSCCSQSSSS; encoded by the coding sequence TTGATCACTTTCATCGCCACCCTCGGCGGTTTGCTGTTTGGTTATGACACGGGTGTAATCAGCGGCGCCCTGCCGTTCATGAGCCTCTCTCCCGAGCAAGGAGGACTGGGACTTCCGGTGGCCGAAGAGGGCGTGGTGACCGCTTCACTGGTATTCGGCGCAGTATTCGGCTCAATACTCTCGGCGGCCGACTCTCCGACAGGCAGGGCCGCAAACGCACCATCATGCTGCTCGCAGTCATCTTCTTCATAG
- a CDS encoding LacI family DNA-binding transcriptional regulator, producing MQRRPTLMDVAQAAGVSRALVSIVMRGAPGAAERTRERVLTVARDLGYRPDSRARLLRSSRTRLLGVTFHGSAPFHAEIVDAVYAQAAERGYEVVLSAVGRSRSEARAIDGLLDFGSEALIVIAPSLGIRELERYAGRVPVVSLLRDDVGAFVDSISSDDRAGVRVAVEHLTGLGHWNIVHVDGGSAVSAARRRDAFRLEMMGRQLEPVIIPGGPGEDDGLRAGDSLQGSLPSAVIAFNDRSALGVMESLRAAGLRVPEDVSVLGFDNSQLAQLRFVQLSSVSSEAPLLAVAAVDRAVDRLEGRGGPVHVVSDPRLIVRSTTAPPAEAWKLGSNSTSSATGPIKFT from the coding sequence ATGCAGCGCCGCCCAACCCTGATGGATGTCGCCCAAGCGGCGGGCGTTTCCAGGGCGCTGGTCTCGATTGTGATGCGGGGCGCTCCGGGGGCCGCGGAACGCACCCGGGAGAGGGTCCTCACTGTGGCGCGGGACTTGGGCTACCGGCCGGACAGCCGGGCGCGGTTGCTCCGGAGCAGCAGGACGAGGCTGCTCGGTGTCACCTTCCATGGCAGTGCCCCATTCCACGCGGAAATCGTCGACGCGGTCTACGCCCAGGCTGCAGAGCGGGGCTACGAAGTGGTGCTCAGTGCGGTCGGCCGCAGCCGATCTGAAGCGCGGGCGATTGACGGGCTTCTTGACTTCGGCTCGGAAGCGTTGATTGTCATCGCGCCGAGCTTGGGCATCAGGGAACTGGAGCGCTATGCCGGTCGCGTTCCTGTCGTGAGCCTCCTGCGTGACGACGTTGGCGCCTTCGTTGACTCGATCAGCAGCGACGATCGTGCCGGCGTCCGCGTAGCGGTAGAACACCTGACGGGCCTGGGGCACTGGAATATTGTCCATGTCGACGGTGGATCGGCCGTCTCGGCCGCGCGGCGCCGGGATGCTTTTCGGCTCGAGATGATGGGCCGCCAGCTTGAGCCGGTCATCATTCCCGGCGGGCCCGGGGAAGACGACGGTTTGAGGGCTGGGGATTCGCTCCAGGGGAGCCTCCCTTCTGCTGTCATTGCGTTCAACGACCGATCGGCTCTGGGTGTAATGGAAAGCTTGCGGGCTGCGGGGCTGCGTGTCCCCGAGGACGTATCGGTCCTTGGCTTCGACAACAGTCAGCTTGCGCAGCTCAGGTTCGTGCAGCTTTCGTCCGTCAGTTCGGAGGCGCCGCTGCTGGCCGTCGCTGCCGTCGACCGTGCGGTTGATCGATTGGAAGGCCGCGGCGGTCCCGTCCACGTAGTCAGTGACCCTCGTTTGATCGTCCGCAGCACAACGGC